From the genome of Chloroflexi bacterium ADurb.Bin180:
CAATTCGCTCGATGTGCTTTTCGGCGCAGATCTGCCGCGCCGACTGGCCGCTTGCGAGCATCTCCTGCAGCACCTGTTTGGCCGAAGTCTGGGTGAGGGAGCCTGCCTGCTGCATCGCGATGAGTTCAACGAGCCGGTCCGGCGGAACGGCGCGTTCGACCTCCTGCCAGGCCGCCTGGCGCACATAGCGCAGAAGGTCGCCGCTCACCCAGTTGGCAATGGTCTTGGGCGAGAGCCC
Proteins encoded in this window:
- the gatB gene encoding Aspartyl/glutamyl-tRNA(Asn/Gln) amidotransferase subunit B, coding for MSGDLLRYVRQAAWQEVERAVPPDRLVELIAMQQAGSLTQTSAKQVLQEMLASGQSARQICAEKHIERIADEASLGEFLAQVIAANPEAVSQYRTGKDAVLRFLVGAVVKASHGTADPTAAAELLRRRLRP